The following coding sequences lie in one Cyanobacterium sp. Dongsha4 genomic window:
- the lnt gene encoding apolipoprotein N-acyltransferase, which translates to MGLTVAPFNCYFLAYVALIPLIFALYQSFFTATLAGFLWGCGYHGMALFWITGIHPMTWMGVPWLYSLLIALICWLFITFWGAILVTIWSAFINFIIKIEYTRKCFSSWIIVLLGISTWCILEKFWSLGSLWWSSLAYTQSPYNLSILQLLTISGTTTITAFILLINFLIFYAINLYFNPINQDKKYFVPLLFLTSFVFISIHLFGWLIYNIPLQDSSNKAIKIGIIQGNIPNEIKLYDPGLEKALINYQKGYEKLAQDNVDLIITPETALPFFNEDIENNTSFYKIVKKNKIPVILGAFKALNSYDYTNSLFSINKDGKVISRYDKIKLVPLGEYIPFRQILGDFIRRLSPLDTQLVAGNYNQNFSIAMKDESKQVRLSVIVAICYDSAFSEVFRQQALKGGEFIITAANNAHYSNSMPLQHHAQDVMRAIETGKWMARATNTGYSAIVNPRGDTIWLSNLNEYQTHINTIYRRHQQTFYVLKGDWLNKLFILIMTTYLFFRITVNKFIHLQ; encoded by the coding sequence ATGGGGTTAACTGTTGCCCCTTTCAACTGCTATTTTTTAGCTTATGTTGCTCTTATTCCCCTTATTTTTGCTTTATATCAATCATTTTTCACCGCCACTTTAGCAGGTTTTTTGTGGGGATGTGGTTATCATGGCATGGCCCTATTTTGGATTACGGGAATTCATCCCATGACTTGGATGGGTGTTCCTTGGTTATATAGTTTATTAATAGCTTTAATTTGTTGGCTTTTCATCACTTTTTGGGGAGCAATTTTAGTTACTATTTGGTCTGCATTTATTAACTTTATTATCAAAATAGAATATACTCGAAAGTGTTTTTCTTCTTGGATTATCGTTCTTTTAGGAATTAGTACTTGGTGCATTTTAGAAAAATTTTGGAGTCTTGGCTCTCTCTGGTGGTCATCTTTAGCTTATACTCAAAGCCCCTATAATTTATCCATCTTACAGTTATTAACTATTTCTGGAACAACCACTATTACCGCTTTTATTTTATTAATAAATTTTCTAATTTTTTATGCTATCAATTTATATTTTAATCCTATAAATCAAGATAAAAAATATTTTGTACCGCTACTTTTTTTGACATCTTTTGTTTTTATCTCTATCCATCTTTTTGGTTGGCTAATCTACAATATACCTCTCCAAGATTCTTCTAACAAAGCCATTAAAATTGGAATTATTCAAGGAAACATACCTAATGAAATTAAACTATATGATCCCGGTTTAGAAAAGGCGTTAATTAACTATCAAAAAGGTTATGAAAAATTGGCACAAGACAATGTTGACTTAATTATAACCCCTGAAACCGCTTTACCTTTTTTTAATGAAGATATTGAAAACAATACAAGTTTTTACAAAATAGTCAAGAAAAACAAAATACCTGTCATTTTAGGTGCATTTAAAGCTCTTAATAGTTACGATTATACTAATAGTTTATTTAGTATTAATAAAGATGGAAAAGTTATTAGTAGATACGATAAAATAAAATTAGTTCCCCTCGGAGAATATATTCCCTTTCGACAAATTTTAGGAGATTTTATCCGCCGCTTATCTCCTCTTGATACTCAGTTAGTGGCAGGAAACTATAATCAAAATTTTTCCATTGCCATGAAAGATGAAAGCAAACAAGTTAGACTGTCAGTTATTGTTGCTATTTGCTATGACTCTGCTTTTAGTGAAGTATTTAGACAACAAGCCTTAAAAGGAGGAGAATTTATCATTACCGCCGCTAACAATGCCCACTATAGCAATAGTATGCCTTTGCAACATCATGCTCAAGATGTTATGCGCGCCATAGAAACAGGGAAATGGATGGCAAGGGCTACGAATACTGGATACTCAGCAATTGTAAATCCCCGTGGTGATACTATTTGGCTTTCCAATCTTAATGAGTATCAAACCCACATAAATACCATTTACCGTCGTCATCAACAGACTTTTTACGTACTTAAAGGAGACTGGCTTAATAAACTTTTTATCCTAATTATGACAACTTATCTCTTTTTTAGAATAACTGTCAACAAATTTATTCATTTGCAGTAA
- a CDS encoding metal ABC transporter permease: MIVFSNLVSWFLEPLQYSFMVKAIWVSAFVGIVCAVLSCYITLKGWSLMGDAVSHAVVPGVVVAYALNIPFALGAFIFGFGATVAIGYVKSKTRLKEDTVIGVIFTGFFALGLVLVTKIPSNIDLFHILFGNVLGISPEDIIQTLIAGSITLVVILIRRKDLLLFCFDPNHAKAIGLNTKTIYYTLLSLLALTIVTALQTAGIIMVVAMLVTPGAIAYLLTDRFDQMLILSIVSSVLSCVLGTYLSYHFDVSTGGSIVVLMTVIFILAMIFAPKYGIISQNTKISST, from the coding sequence ATGATTGTGTTTTCTAATTTAGTCTCATGGTTTCTTGAACCCTTACAATACAGTTTCATGGTGAAGGCGATTTGGGTAAGTGCCTTTGTAGGGATTGTTTGTGCGGTATTGTCTTGTTATATTACCCTCAAAGGATGGTCATTAATGGGGGATGCGGTTTCCCATGCCGTTGTGCCGGGAGTAGTAGTAGCCTACGCTTTAAATATTCCTTTTGCCCTTGGTGCGTTTATTTTTGGTTTTGGTGCAACGGTGGCTATTGGCTATGTGAAATCAAAAACTCGTCTTAAAGAAGATACGGTAATAGGTGTAATTTTTACAGGATTTTTTGCCCTCGGCTTAGTTTTAGTTACCAAAATTCCCAGTAATATCGATTTATTTCATATTTTATTTGGCAATGTTTTGGGTATCTCTCCTGAAGACATTATTCAAACTCTAATTGCAGGTAGTATCACTTTAGTTGTCATTCTTATACGCCGTAAAGATTTACTACTTTTTTGTTTTGATCCTAATCATGCTAAGGCTATCGGCTTAAATACCAAAACTATCTACTATACATTACTATCTCTTTTAGCTTTGACTATTGTAACGGCTTTACAAACGGCGGGAATTATTATGGTAGTGGCGATGTTAGTTACCCCCGGTGCGATCGCATATTTACTTACAGATCGTTTTGATCAAATGTTAATCTTATCAATAGTTAGTAGTGTTCTATCTTGTGTTTTAGGCACTTATTTAAGTTATCATTTTGATGTTTCTACGGGGGGAAGTATTGTCGTTTTAATGACTGTGATTTTCATTTTAGCGATGATTTTTGCTCCTAAATATGGCATTATCAGTCAAAATACCAAAATATCTTCTACTTAA
- a CDS encoding metalloregulator ArsR/SmtB family transcription factor — MINKSNSQVETKNNTESLSDCLMAQMPPAALDLVADFFKVLSESSRLNIVCCLRTGSKNVTEIIDKTGLGQANVSKHLKILAQAGIVARTQKGINVYYQISNPFVFELCDLVCNSLSIQIQQQHEQLRQIQKMHNN; from the coding sequence ATGATTAACAAGTCCAATTCTCAAGTCGAAACAAAAAATAATACTGAATCTTTATCTGATTGCTTAATGGCACAAATGCCTCCTGCCGCATTAGATTTAGTTGCTGATTTTTTTAAAGTCTTATCAGAAAGCAGTCGTTTAAATATTGTGTGTTGTTTGAGGACTGGTTCAAAGAATGTTACGGAAATTATTGATAAAACAGGGTTAGGACAAGCTAATGTATCTAAACATCTTAAAATCTTAGCACAAGCTGGAATTGTTGCTCGAACTCAGAAAGGAATTAACGTGTATTACCAAATTTCTAATCCCTTCGTATTTGAATTATGTGATTTAGTTTGTAATTCTTTATCCATTCAAATACAACAACAACACGAGCAACTAAGACAAATACAAAAAATGCACAATAACTAA
- the alaS gene encoding alanine--tRNA ligase, whose protein sequence is MTNIPPSLTGNEIREKFLNFFAEKQHKILPSASLVPEDPTVLLTIAGMLPFKPIFLGQKTPDYPRATTSQKCIRTNDIENVGRTARHHTFFEMLGNFSFGDYFKSEAIAWGWELSTQVFKLPPERIVVSVFREDDEAFAIWRDEVGIPEKRIIRMGEEDNFWKSGATGPCGPCSELYYDFKPELGDLDIDLEDDSRFIEFYNLVFMQYNRDAEGNLTPLQNKNIDTGMGLERMAQILQQVPNNYETDLIFPIIETAAKLADIDYGKAENKTKVSLKVIGDHVRSVVQMIADGVSASNTGRGYVLRRLIRRVVRHGRLIGIDGNFINEVAEKAIQLLEGVYSNTREREKVIKTELQREESAFLATLERGEKLLNEVIIKLKQDQKTVISGEDAFTLYDTYGFPLELTQEIAEEEGLTVDIEGFEAEMEAQRVRSQSAHETIDLTVQGSIDKLAEHIHPTEFLGYHEYQLISQIEALLVDGKSVEKAESGSKVQLIFNKTPFYAESGGQIGDKGYLAGEDVLVSIEDVQKESGFFVHYGTVERGTINVGQKLRATIDKACRNRVRANHTATHLLQSALKKVVDENISQAGSLVSFDKLRFDFNCSQALTKSQLQQVEDLINTWIAEAHTAHISVMPLEEAKSKGAIAMFGEKYGSEVRVIDIPSVSMELCGGTHVNNTAEIGLFKIISETGVASGIRRIEAVAGASVLEYLKVRDNVVKELGDKLKAKPEEITERFANIQDELKATQKEVENLKQELALLKSENLINQAQSIGEFNILVANLDDLDAKSLQSAAKKLQEKLGNSAVILASIPEENKVSVVGVFSDKVYQEKGLNANEYIREIALACDGKGGGKPNFAQGGGKDISKLEDALTMAKNKLIETLS, encoded by the coding sequence ATGACTAATATTCCTCCTTCTTTAACAGGAAACGAAATCAGAGAGAAATTTTTAAACTTTTTTGCCGAAAAACAACACAAAATCCTTCCTAGTGCTTCATTAGTGCCTGAAGATCCCACTGTTTTACTGACGATCGCAGGAATGCTTCCTTTTAAGCCCATTTTCTTAGGGCAGAAAACCCCTGATTATCCCCGTGCTACTACTTCGCAAAAGTGTATCCGTACTAATGATATTGAAAATGTGGGACGCACTGCCAGACATCATACTTTTTTCGAGATGTTGGGGAATTTTAGCTTTGGTGATTATTTTAAGTCAGAAGCGATCGCATGGGGATGGGAATTATCAACTCAAGTGTTTAAGTTACCCCCAGAAAGAATTGTTGTTAGTGTGTTTAGAGAAGATGACGAGGCTTTTGCAATCTGGCGAGATGAAGTAGGAATACCAGAAAAACGGATTATTCGTATGGGAGAGGAAGATAATTTTTGGAAATCTGGAGCTACTGGTCCTTGTGGACCTTGTTCGGAGTTATATTACGATTTTAAGCCCGAATTGGGGGATTTGGACATCGATTTAGAAGATGACTCCCGCTTCATCGAGTTTTATAACTTGGTGTTTATGCAGTATAACCGAGATGCAGAAGGTAATTTAACACCTTTACAAAACAAAAATATTGATACGGGCATGGGGTTAGAAAGAATGGCACAAATTCTGCAACAAGTGCCTAATAATTACGAAACTGATTTGATTTTCCCCATTATTGAAACGGCCGCTAAGTTAGCAGACATTGACTATGGCAAAGCAGAGAATAAAACAAAAGTATCTTTAAAAGTTATTGGGGATCATGTTCGTTCCGTAGTTCAAATGATTGCCGATGGTGTTTCTGCTTCTAATACGGGAAGGGGTTATGTTTTACGTCGTCTTATACGTCGTGTGGTGCGTCATGGTCGTTTAATTGGTATTGATGGTAATTTTATCAATGAAGTGGCAGAAAAGGCGATACAACTCTTAGAAGGGGTTTATAGCAATACTAGGGAAAGGGAAAAGGTAATTAAAACGGAGTTGCAACGAGAAGAATCTGCTTTCTTGGCAACCCTTGAAAGGGGCGAAAAACTCTTAAATGAAGTGATTATTAAACTGAAACAAGACCAAAAAACCGTTATTTCAGGAGAAGATGCTTTTACCCTTTATGATACTTATGGTTTTCCTCTCGAATTGACTCAGGAAATTGCGGAAGAAGAAGGCTTAACCGTTGATATTGAAGGTTTTGAGGCGGAAATGGAAGCTCAAAGGGTGCGATCGCAATCTGCCCATGAAACCATTGATTTAACGGTACAGGGTAGCATAGACAAATTGGCAGAGCATATCCATCCTACCGAATTTTTAGGCTACCACGAATATCAATTAATTAGTCAGATTGAGGCACTATTAGTTGATGGTAAATCGGTGGAAAAAGCCGAATCAGGGAGTAAAGTTCAGTTAATCTTCAATAAAACTCCTTTTTATGCTGAATCAGGTGGTCAAATTGGCGATAAGGGCTATTTAGCTGGAGAAGATGTGTTAGTTTCTATCGAGGATGTGCAGAAAGAGTCAGGCTTTTTTGTTCACTATGGTACAGTGGAAAGAGGCACAATCAACGTCGGGCAGAAACTACGTGCTACCATTGATAAAGCCTGTCGTAACCGTGTCCGAGCCAATCATACCGCTACTCATTTATTACAATCTGCCTTGAAAAAAGTTGTCGATGAAAATATCTCTCAGGCTGGTTCTTTAGTATCCTTTGATAAGTTACGTTTTGATTTTAATTGCTCTCAAGCCCTCACTAAATCTCAATTACAACAGGTTGAAGATTTAATTAATACTTGGATTGCTGAAGCCCATACTGCTCATATCTCCGTGATGCCCTTAGAAGAAGCTAAATCCAAAGGTGCGATCGCAATGTTTGGGGAAAAATACGGCTCAGAAGTCCGTGTTATCGATATTCCTAGCGTTTCGATGGAATTGTGTGGAGGCACTCATGTTAACAATACTGCGGAAATTGGTTTATTTAAGATTATTTCCGAAACGGGGGTTGCTTCTGGTATCAGACGAATTGAAGCGGTAGCAGGTGCGTCAGTTTTAGAGTATCTCAAAGTAAGAGATAATGTGGTGAAAGAATTAGGGGATAAATTAAAAGCCAAACCCGAAGAAATTACCGAACGTTTTGCCAACATACAAGATGAATTAAAAGCAACTCAAAAAGAAGTAGAAAATCTCAAACAAGAGTTAGCTTTATTAAAGTCTGAAAACCTAATTAATCAAGCTCAAAGTATTGGAGAATTTAACATTTTAGTGGCTAACTTAGATGATTTAGATGCAAAATCATTACAATCTGCGGCCAAAAAATTACAGGAAAAATTAGGTAATTCAGCAGTTATTTTAGCTTCTATTCCCGAAGAAAATAAAGTTAGTGTTGTAGGGGTATTTAGCGATAAAGTTTATCAAGAAAAAGGATTAAACGCCAATGAATACATCCGTGAAATTGCCCTTGCTTGTGATGGAAAAGGCGGAGGAAAACCTAACTTTGCTCAAGGTGGAGGTAAAGATATAAGTAAATTAGAAGACGCTTTAACTATGGCTAAAAATAAATTAATTGAAACTTTATCTTAA
- a CDS encoding metal ABC transporter substrate-binding protein gives MIRFSQSQNKLLIFTVLLGFTLIGCNGLSEVNQSSNPESEQINNAELNKEEGKKKVLTSFTILADMARNVAGDKLIVESITRVGAEIHGYEPTPSDLVKAESVDLVLYNGMNLERWMEQFLGNVQDVPSVILTEGVEPIPIREGAYINKPNPHAWMSPQNALIYVENIRQAFVELDPENADTYNNNAKVYSEKIKELDRILESDLARIPEDKRYLVSCEGAFSYLARDYDLKEIYLWPINAEQQFTPKQVQSVIEKVEANDIPTIFCETTVNDEGQKQVAKTTGARFGGNLYVDSLSSEEGAVPTYLDLLEYDIRTITNGLLAGVNN, from the coding sequence ATGATAAGGTTTTCACAATCTCAAAATAAACTTTTAATATTTACTGTTTTACTTGGATTTACTTTGATAGGATGTAATGGCTTGTCAGAAGTAAACCAGAGCAGTAATCCAGAAAGTGAACAAATAAATAATGCAGAGTTGAATAAGGAGGAAGGAAAAAAGAAGGTTTTAACTAGCTTCACTATCTTAGCTGACATGGCGAGAAACGTGGCTGGAGATAAATTAATTGTTGAATCAATAACCCGTGTTGGGGCTGAAATTCATGGTTATGAGCCGACTCCTAGTGATTTAGTGAAAGCCGAATCAGTAGATTTAGTTCTTTATAACGGTATGAATTTAGAACGTTGGATGGAGCAATTTTTGGGAAATGTGCAAGATGTTCCTTCTGTAATATTAACTGAAGGTGTTGAACCAATTCCGATTAGAGAAGGTGCTTATATAAATAAGCCAAATCCTCATGCTTGGATGTCTCCCCAAAATGCTTTAATTTATGTGGAAAATATCCGTCAGGCTTTTGTGGAATTAGATCCAGAGAATGCTGATACTTATAATAATAATGCTAAGGTTTATAGCGAAAAAATCAAAGAACTCGATCGCATCTTAGAGTCTGATTTAGCGAGGATTCCTGAAGATAAGAGATATTTAGTCAGTTGTGAAGGGGCATTTTCCTATTTAGCCAGAGATTACGACTTAAAAGAGATTTATCTATGGCCTATCAATGCCGAACAACAATTCACCCCGAAACAAGTGCAATCTGTAATTGAAAAAGTTGAAGCTAATGATATTCCTACGATTTTTTGTGAAACTACTGTCAATGATGAAGGACAAAAACAAGTAGCAAAAACTACAGGGGCAAGATTTGGCGGAAATCTATATGTGGATTCTCTTTCCAGTGAAGAAGGTGCAGTGCCTACTTATCTGGACTTATTAGAATACGATATTCGCACTATTACCAATGGTTTGTTAGCAGGAGTAAATAATTAG
- a CDS encoding 2Fe-2S iron-sulfur cluster-binding protein, which translates to MTTVKVTFLPDNVTVEAETGEPLLDVAKRGGVFIPTGCLMGSCHACEVELDDETPICACISSIPSGIEELTINLYSDPVW; encoded by the coding sequence ATGACTACGGTAAAAGTGACTTTCTTACCTGATAATGTTACTGTTGAAGCGGAAACAGGTGAACCATTGCTCGATGTTGCAAAACGTGGAGGTGTTTTCATCCCCACAGGATGTTTAATGGGATCTTGCCATGCTTGTGAAGTAGAATTAGATGATGAAACTCCTATCTGTGCCTGTATTAGTTCTATTCCTAGTGGTATAGAAGAACTAACCATTAATCTTTATTCTGATCCCGTGTGGTAA
- a CDS encoding metal ABC transporter ATP-binding protein, with protein sequence MKTPTQPLNINFDNLSVTYSNGKLALYNASSSVKPGSITALVGPNGGGKSTLFKAIMGFLKPTVGKVSIGNLSVSEAQKSQLMAYVPQADEVDWDFPVSVFDVVMMGRYGYMNFLRIPSQKDRRLVMESLERVNLIDFRHRQIGELSGGQKKRAFLARALAQEGKVILLDEPFTGVDVKTEKNIIDLLIQLREEGHTILISTHDLASIATFCDRTILLNRTILAEGVTEETFTEENLTMTFGGLPMNSVKQIFN encoded by the coding sequence ATGAAAACCCCAACTCAACCCTTAAATATTAATTTCGATAATCTCAGCGTTACTTACAGCAATGGAAAATTAGCCCTTTATAATGCTTCTTCTAGTGTCAAACCCGGATCAATAACAGCTTTAGTTGGTCCTAATGGTGGGGGTAAATCGACTCTATTTAAAGCGATTATGGGTTTTTTAAAACCAACAGTGGGTAAGGTTAGCATTGGTAATTTATCCGTTTCTGAAGCCCAAAAATCTCAGTTAATGGCTTATGTGCCTCAAGCAGATGAAGTGGATTGGGATTTTCCCGTCAGCGTTTTTGATGTGGTAATGATGGGGCGTTATGGTTATATGAATTTCCTACGTATTCCTAGTCAAAAAGACCGTCGATTAGTAATGGAAAGTTTAGAAAGGGTGAATTTGATTGATTTTCGTCATCGGCAAATAGGGGAATTATCAGGAGGACAAAAAAAACGAGCTTTTCTGGCAAGGGCTTTGGCACAAGAGGGGAAAGTTATTCTTTTAGATGAGCCTTTTACGGGAGTAGATGTAAAAACAGAGAAAAATATTATAGACCTTTTAATACAATTGAGAGAAGAAGGACATACAATTTTAATTTCTACCCATGATTTAGCTTCTATTGCCACATTTTGCGATCGCACTATCCTTCTAAATCGTACCATCTTAGCAGAAGGAGTAACAGAAGAAACCTTTACCGAAGAAAATTTAACTATGACTTTTGGCGGTTTGCCCATGAATAGTGTTAAGCAAATATTTAATTAA